The DNA window caaACATATTCAAACGGCCCTACACTTTTAAATGGGAGTTAAATTTCTACTTTCTGAACTTATTGCAGCAGATATCTGTCCTATagtgctaacattagctttaacACTGAAAATTCTACATGGAGATTTGGTTTCAGCtgccttttttgtgtttgcacTCCAATATTAGAGTGCTACacaaaattaatgttaaaatcAGAGTTTCTTACTGTAGCTGCTGTGGAGGCCTGTAGCCCTCCTCTTACAATGCTCCTCATCTATGTCCTAATAtcctttttgttgtgttgtgcTTTTAGTTCTTACAATTAAATTTGCACTTATTTGTGATtgtactgcatttttttttcttagttttgttttcagggTCAATTTGTATCTTCCTCTGAAGTTTTTAtagcttgtgtttctttttcattagttttaCTTTACTGTCAAGATCTACCATCCACTCAGGTTGCAACTATTTGTCGTTGTTTTACTGACCATGTTGACAAGGAATAATAATTAGTGGTTTTGTTAAATGCCAGAGTATAAATCAATGCACTGTGATCTGATATATGTTTGTGCATTTATGATGTACATGTCCTCACCTCTTCTGCTCATGCAGCAGGGAGAACAACGAGCCTCCAGAGATGTACTGGGTAACGATGGCGAACTGACTGGGATCATCCAGGCACGCTCCCACAAACTGGATGATACAGGGGTGATTGAGGCGACAGAGGATGGAAACCTCTCTGCAGAACATGTCCACATCAGACTTTGAGCAGTATGTGTTGGCTCTGTACctgttaaaaacaacagcagaaagaagaagaaatcaaaCTACTCCTCACTTTCTGTTGGATACTAAATCCCTTCTCCTGTCTGAGTGGGACGAAAAGTACCGTTTTATGGCGACaattttgtttctgcatttgCCTCTGTAGACTCTCCCAAAGGAGCCTGCGAATGTAACGCATGCGCTCATCAATAGCATTATCAGATTTTCAAGCACATTAGCTGACAGGGAAAACAAAGACGAATGGACCTACCCGATCCGATAATTTCATTAAACTCTAGCTCAGACAGCTGAAGGTGGAAATGAGATGGAAGGCTGGCCCGGAGCACAAGCACTTCAGCTTTTTCTGgaagaacaataataaaaaaaagaatcattaaCTCTAGTCAGaagaaaatgctttatttaaattatcTGTCACAGTTACAGGCTACCTAAAACCTGCCAATGatttaggatttatttaaacaaaatcttatACCAAATAATCTTAGATTGGATCTTATTCTTATGGTAACAGCTCAGAAAGCCTGTTACCTGTcaatgtaaatattaataatgtcaaaaagcTTAACCTTGGTGGAACTATTACAATtactaatttgactataattttAAGCCGTAAACAACCAGAGATTGATCTCTAATGCAGTACAATAGACAAAAGAGCCCTGCAGACGATAGTGAAGGGAGCTGGAAATGTTATTGGCTTATTCCAAACACCTGTTCAGGAGACACGGCTCTTCAGACGCTGTGTCATATTTGCTGTTATTACACATGctgttttagttcattttttaagtgctttttttttaaaaatgtttttttttactctggtTAACTTGTCTCATAGAAACACAGtctcattttattgtaaacctaTTCTTTTAAGTGGGATTGACAACAGTTAATTTTACCCGGTATGATAATTCACAAAAAAGCCTGTCTCCTGTGTGTAGgcgtgcaggtgtgtgtgtgtgtgtgtgttagcatcTGAGCCCATTCCCTTGGCAACAGACACGGTGTGTGCAGCCCTCTGAGATGACAGGCTGATGTGCTTCGTTCCAGCTCACTACCTTTAGTCATGCTTTTGATTTTTCCAAGCGGAGATGGCACTGAAACATAGGAGCCGTctggaagaaaaatgtacaaaatcaGGCGTTTTTTGGGAGATTATTTAGGATTGTATTACAGCTGACAATTAAAGGGGTTAATTCTCACCCCCTCCTGGCTGGGAGTATTCATTACAAGGGGAATCATCTGGACGTTTGTAGTGTTTAAGTAAGGTGACGATGGCATCGTGACCTGTGACAAGACAATCACTGGCTTTTAGATGATCTTTATAGACATTTTGCAGAAAAGGTCCAAGAAAGGTTTTCATATTGCCTTGAACTGTTTCATATTCTTTCACTTTATGTTGATGTGCCTTACTGGGATTTAATGAGAGAGACAAACCCAACCAGTCAGCACATAATTGTAAGGAACTAACAAAAATGTGATAtgtgatttatatatatatatttctttttattacaaatatgtgtctgaaaagtgtggcgtgaaATGATTTTCAGTAATCTGAATAAGTACTTTGTGGAATCACAGTTCCCCATAATCACAGATGCACATAAAATCATCTGTTAACTCTTCGGGTTCTGAAACATATTCTCAACTGGATTTACCTCATTGTTGCTCTGGCTTTATGTTtggtgtcatttttttctgctggaaGGTGACCCTCCACTTGAGACTCAAGAGTTTTCCTGCTTCTCTGCAGATTTTCTTCCCAGGTTTCAGCACCATAAGTGCCATATAATGAACACAGAGATGTCCATTGTATGTTTTCGGATCAGTGTATTTGTCATCACCTTTTGCTATATTTGTACTGTGCTCCCTATGCGACTTATATCAAACTGCTAAGGGACAAGGTTTGTTCAGAAATAGTCTCCATCTTGTTATTCCTCCATATTTGTCAGATTTGTGCTGTCAATTTTTCTGTTGACAGATTCTCCCATGTGAGCTCCAGAGTCACCACGGGCCTCTTGGCTACTTCTTTGAATCATGTCCACAGTTTCAGTTTAGTTGGGGCACAAAGTCTTGGGAGATCTGTACTTGTGTACTTGTGTCAGATTCTTTCCACTTTCACACCATTTGtaacctaaccctgctttaaatgtGTCCACAACTTTATCTCTGAGCTGTGTTTATATACAGGTCGACTCTATGTAGCTGATTCATGCAATGCAACAGATTACGCTGGATTTTATTCTGTAGCATCCAAAGGGGATGAATACGAAATCCTGCCACATTTCAGACATgaaatttgaaattttgaaaatattttctgtccactttacaattatgcacaactttgtgtttgtctatcattcataaaatgaatgcattcgagaaaaaaaaatgtaaaagcttaAGCATCATGaattctttttaaaagcttttacaaacacacacctttTTCGTAAGCCCACATCAGGCAAGTCTGCTCTTCTTTCTCCCCGCTGGACCTGCTGGGATCACAGGCCACGAGGTTCATGTCGGCCCCGTTGTCCAGAAGAAACTGCACCAGGCGGATGTGGCCATGGAAACAGGCACTGTGAAGAGCTAAGTATGTGGATGTGAGTTTGGATTTTGTTGCTGAACTAAAGAGAGTCACGTCAGTTTGAGCGCAACAGAGAGATCACCTGTGTGGCCATCTCTGCCCTGATGATTGATGCTCATGGCGTTCTGACCCAGCAGGAATTTGACCATCTCCAGGTCTTTGCCGTAAGTACATGCACTGCGTTATAAAGCAGAAATTTATTACCACCTCACAGCTTGCTCAGCAGGCGATACATGAACCAGCTCTGCTCGTCTGTACCTGTGAAGTGGCGTCTCACTGAATATGTTCTCCTTTAAGAAACTTTCTGTACCAGAAAGCTGTATCATCTCCTTCACCGCACTAAATTTGCCATTGTAGCAAGCCCTGGTtaaacacattcacacaaagAAATCGAGTTGACAAAGGCAAACTGTTGCAAGACTCAGATCTGTGGAGCATTCGTTTACAGGTGTAGCGGTGTGTCCCCGTAGATGTTGACAGAATGAGGCTGAACTTCGCCGCTCCCttggagaagaaaatgaacGATCTCATGGTGACCAAAACGGGCGCAGAAGTGGAGAGGAACGTGTTCTTCATTGTCTCGGGCATTTACTGGTTAACAGACAGGAAGCAGTGGGAGAAGCTCAACAATCCTCCCTGCTTGAGCATGTTTGTAAATGAGCCCCAAGTGGTTTGCTGAAGGATAAAATATGCTGGTCCAAACTGATTTTGCTGCACAGCATAGCTAAAAATATGACTCTGACTTGCCATGCTTAATTTGCAGATTAGTTTGGATTCTTTGGTCTCACCATTAGCTTTGCTACCGTCTCCCACCAGCAGGTTTATGATGTCAAGAAAGCCTTTGGCTGCCGCCAGGTGCAGCGGCCGGTCCCCCACCTCACCGCTGGCGTCCACATCTGCCCCAAACTTCAGCAGTAGCTTCGCAACCTGGAAAGAAAGCAGAGTCCATACGGGGAATCAGGAGAGCAAACTATTTGTTTCAGTTCATGTTCTGCAAAGAAATGTGAGACAAAAACCTGCTCATGACCATAGTAGGAGGCAATATGTAGCGGAGTGAAAAACACAGcgtcctgaacgttgacaaaaGCTCCATGCTGTAGGAGTATGTCAGCAGCCTGCATGAGAACATAGCAATGAATCAAAATAAGTTCATTCATACAGATACAAGGCAAATGGAGTTTACCAAGTTCTTCTAATACCAAAACAAACCATGATAGCAAAACAGGTTTTGCTAAATACATTTAGTTTAGTAAAGTTGTCAGTAGATTGTGTGTTATTAATTGATAAGGGAGGCTTTTCTAGGCTTCTACTACAAGGGATGCAATTACATTTCTAACTAACTTAACATTGTGGAAGCCCAAAGAAAGTAAATGTGTTTCCAAAGAGATCTAAACATACCAACTGGATTTAAAAACAAGTGACACTGCTTTTACCTTTTACACTCTCCCCTCTATCCTCCTAATGGAACCTAATGGTTCACTTTATTAGCAGTAAATGATGGGACTAGAAACAAATTCAACAACTCTTcctaaggttttttttaaagaatattttagagAATATTGAAAAATTCAAGATGTACGAATACTTTTGAAATTCCCTATCTCAATATTATGAAATACTGTAGCTAAGTCAATAAAATGAGATAGTGacgtcataattatgagatagTATCTTAGTATGATGAGATGAGACACAAGttagttagtttttttcccccattagAGTGGCTGAAAAGGGCTTCCATAGGTTAAAGATATGCTGATATGAGTCTGTCTTTGTTCCAGCTTCTGGCTGCAGAATTGTATTACTGGCTTCAGAGAAAGCAACAAACTGTGGCACTTACAGCACCTCAGTAATAATGAGCAAACAGAGAAGGAAAGATGTATGATAGTGACTCTTCATCTCACCTCATGATGCCCAGCCAATGTAGCAACATGCAGAGCTGTGAGGGCCCCGTATCCCACCTGCTGCACGTCTGACCCACCATGCAGGAGTTCAGTCACCAGCTCTGCGTTGTCctgcagcacaaaaacacaccaagACCTTGCATAATGTATTGCGCCCCTAAGGTCATTGTCAAATACTTCCACTTTGACGCAGCTGCCACATCTTTTTAAGCACTTAAGCTCCACCATGTGGTAAgcctttaaaaagtttttaaatacataaaaataaggCAGAGGGTACAAGTTGACTCACCTTGTAAGCAGCCAGGTGGAGTGCAGTGAAGCCATTCCTGGTGAGTCTAGAAGGACGCAGGCCTTTGAGTATGAGGGTACGCATGTGAGCTTTATTTCCTGGGTACACAGGgataaaaacacacactaaTAATCAATACTTAAGTCAATAAAATCTTACAGAACGGAGTAAAGACATATAATCTACCCtactctgtgttttatttctccaCCTGTCTTTGATTTTTGCTGCAGATAACAGAACGGTCAACTGCACACAATAAGGTCAGTGGGCGCCACAGTAATTCTTCCATCCACTGTCACATTTTACAGAGGCGTTATTAATAGACTCCAGCAGGCAGGCAtaccttcacacacacagcagagatGCAGCAGCGACAGCCCCTTCTCCGTTCGGTAGTTCACGTTCACCTTCTGGAAAGCCTCATCAGAGCTGCGTCGCAGACAACCACAATCCCAAAATCATAACTCAACAAAGCACAAAGTGAGGCTGATGTCCAATAAAGCTGCAGATTTTGTCagattcaattttattttgtatgaaaGGATGGGAATGTTGGTCACCTGAAAGCAAGGTGGAGGTCTGCCAGAGCACTTTCTGGAAGCTGGAAGTCGTCGTCCAGCTTCTCAATGATCACAGAGTACGACTCGCCCACTTTCTTCTtccactcatcttcacaccataTTTGTCACAAACATGATCATCTTTTCACGTCACTTTTATAGCATACGTGAATCAACGTGTAAACAACTTTTAATAAGTGATTATGCCAGCAATGGAACACACGTAAAggcttctgcagctcctctgtcTTTCTCCGATGAACAGTGATGAGagctcaaaataaaacacaagcgTAACAAGTTCTGTACATCCAaagattacatttaaaaaggCCTTACCTGTGCATGTCTGAGATGGTCTGGATTTGTAGTTTCCCATTGAACTTGTCTTTTCTTAAACGTGCCGTgtaggttttttattttgtatttttgtgaactACAGTGAGAGAAGAACACAATCTCACACTCTGGCACAATTGCCCCGGTCCAGATAAAGACGGATCATAGCTGagagctaaaaataaacacttctGAGAGGAAGGCCTCACAACTATGACAACCAATCTCCCTTCACTCTGTTTGTTTACGGACTGTATTTAACAAAGCATGTGATCGGTGAGTAATAGCGTCAAAAACAGCATGATAAACAGGGGAGAAGGAGACGGGACAAtatgtgtgacaaaaaaaattaggatttcattcatttttattatagGTTTGAATTTCTAACAGCATTATGACTGGCTTCTACTGAAATGCTCACAGATGATCATCGACTAACAGATGCTACTGTAGTGTAATGAAGCAACTTGTGTACTAtgacaattgaaaaaaaaaaaaatcactttctgTGCCATTTGATAATCACAGCAATTTTTGCAAAAAGGGGGAAGAATTAACAGAACTTTTCAAATAGGTTGGCAAATGTTGCAGCAGCACCAGATAGTGCAATAATAGTAATGTGTTATGACCATTAAAATTCATGATGGCAAGGCGAAAATATCCTCAATCATATTTGTTTGTCACAATTCCAATTGTGAATTGTTCCAACTTAATGAATGTAAATCCACACATAAAAGTATGAAGCAAAGCATGATTCACTTAAAGTGGTTTTACggaaattgttgttttaaaaggaaacaaagttataaaatgtcaaaacattcaCTTTCACcaacaaagtgaaacattttaaatgaattcaaTATCTGTAACAATGGTTGTTTAAATGCTGAGTTTCCTCTGTTTAATGTCATGATGTAGCCTCCTCTTGAGCTTCAGCATTTCCTCCAGGTTCTTGCACTGTAAACAGTCCTGCATTGACATCAGAGTTGTGTCTCTGGGAGGGGGGCTTGTGGAGCCACTCAGGACGGCCTGCAGCATTCTGAGAGACACGGAGAAGGAGCTTTGCTGCTCAGAGCAAACAGGAAACAAGCAAGCGTTCCACAAACTACAGCTCGATGCGTCTCCTGAGAACTCGAGGTGTTCATTCTCCATCCCCCAGTGGGACAGGCACTTTGCAAGGTTAAGTCCAAAAAACTCTAGTTCCTCCACATATGCAGGAGAAGCCACACTTTGCTTTAAGTTGTCCTTAATACCAAAGAAGACAGTAACAAACCTGATTTGTTTCTGGTGGGTAACGCATAATGTGTGCATGAAAACCCCAGCTGGCACAGAGAGGCCTGGACTGACCCAGCAGCTGCTGATGATGGACCCCCCACCCACAGACACCCCTGTTTCCAGTCTGGAGTATTCCACCACTGACCCAGCCTCCACAGAGCAACTGGGATCAAGGACACTGTACATGATACAGCAACCAGAGAAGTTTTCATTGGCATTTACGCTGAAGGCAGATGACAGGAGATCCAGCTCGCCCCTGAACGCCTCGTCCTCCGTCAGGTGGAAGAGGTACTCCGAGGTGGTCCCAATGTGATAAAACTTAGAGTTGTTGAGGAGAATGACATTGAGGGGCATCCCTTTAAGTAGATGGAAGATCTTTTGTCGGATTTCAACCAGACTACTCTCCTCTTTGGTGACATTAGCCGTGTTTTTGGTGTACTCTATTGTGGCTTTTGGCCCCAGAGCTTGAAGAAAGTCCCCGTATGCGTCGATCTCACAGTTCAACGGACCCAACTCATTCAGCAGGTTCAGAAGTGACTTGGCACTTTTAAAGTCCATGTAATAGGTGCTGTCTGTGTAGACAAACTCACTGTCAGACATGGAAAACAGGCCATTCTGATTCGTGCAAACAGCTCCATTATCCCGCATCTCATCGATGCTTGGCTTGtgcagaaaacacagacaggAGGCATTCTCCATTTCCGGATACGAGGAACGTTCACGCGGatccaacacaaacacaccatgGGTGGTTCCCACAGAGAGTGGGGAGGGATGGGCTAAAGCAGTAAAGCCTGGTTTATCAAAGCTGACTCTCTCCCCCTCTGGTATGCTGTAGAGCTCGATGTCATCTGCACAGGTCACCAAGAAGCCGGGCTTCATTTGTGATGGGAAATCCACATACATGGCCAGTTTCAGCTCCAGCATCTGGTAGATGGGGTTCCCCAGTGGTAAAGGCATGAAGATCTTTCCCAGAGCGCTGGCACTGGGCATTCGCTGGCTGAAGCCACCTGAAGGTACAACATGTGGAAGTGACAAATGTtggtgagtttttttctttattttaataaaatttgacatttattaagatattttttaattgttttctttcaatataGAATATATTCAGTGTTTCATTTTGTAATTCCTAAACAGTTTAATCTTTCCCTTAGGGTGGAAGTGGATACGTTTCCACCGTTATGGAGGAAGCtgacagtcaaaaaaaaaaaaaaaaaaaaaagataaactgtgttaTAGGAACAGAAATTGTGCATACAATGGAGTTGTTTGCAAAAACAAGCTTTGAACTATCcaatattaaaaaacatgacTATAAATAAATTGTACTGTACTGTTgtgattaaaacaaattttcctCCCTCATCTGTCACTGCAAGCTTTGGCAACCGTGCTACAGCCATCTACATCAAATATGGGCAAATAGCAAAGTGAGACTCTATTCATTTGGCCAATTATATGATTGGTGTGCAGACATGGTTAAAGACAGACATTATCATTGCAATGACAAATGacaatatatttgatatattgCAGATTTCTATTCTATTGTCTTTGTTaattagctttttattattaataataaatcacttaaaCGTGGCTCTATGAATCCCCCAAACCACAAATAATGTGGTTTGGGGGATTTATTGTCCAACTCCAATAAATCTGATTCAACTAAATGCATAAATGGGAcctttcaaataattaaatccTTTTCTAGGAGCACTTATGAGAATCCTAAATATATGTTTGTAATAATCCTGATAATAGCTCAATGTATCTTTCAAAatttcagggggaaaaaaatactatttttcccttctttttttaaaacaaattcttaaaCCTATCATATCCTTCAAGAAAGGcatacacaaaaaaatcccTACAACCAAACCAACACATTTTGAATAAGTAGTTATATTTTAGTTAGAAAAATATAGGTAACCTGCGTGGATCAGGATGATTCTCATGTTGCTCAGAGCTTTTCCATAGATGCCATTCAGCTGCTGAAGAGCATACAGAGTGGAGCCTCCATTTCCTGCAAAACAGCACTACTTTAAACACTAGCCTAACAGAAGCGAAAAGAGTGCAACCAAATAACGCTGACAGCGGTTCACTGACCTATTTTGCACCCAGGGGGATCTGAGAAGACCTTGTACTGAGCTCCGACGGGAAGCTCTTTCCCCTCAACCTTCTCTCTGATCTGCAGCTCGTAAGCTTCTTTCTGGCTCCCGTCCACAGCAGTCACAGCCACGACATCCCAAAACTCACCCGGTAAAACCTCTCGACCTTCAGGAA is part of the Xiphophorus hellerii strain 12219 chromosome 9, Xiphophorus_hellerii-4.1, whole genome shotgun sequence genome and encodes:
- the tnni3k gene encoding serine/threonine-protein kinase TNNI3K isoform X3 — protein: MGNYKSRPSQTCTDEWKKKVGESYSVIIEKLDDDFQLPESALADLHLAFSSDEAFQKVNVNYRTEKGLSLLHLCCVCEGNKAHMRTLILKGLRPSRLTRNGFTALHLAAYKDNAELVTELLHGGSDVQQVGYGALTALHVATLAGHHEAADILLQHGAFVNVQDAVFFTPLHIASYYGHEQVAKLLLKFGADVDASGEVGDRPLHLAAAKGFLDIINLLVGDGSKANVNARDNEEHVPLHFCARFGHHEIVHFLLQGSGEVQPHSVNIYGDTPLHLACYNGKFSAVKEMIQLSGTESFLKENIFSETPLHSACTYGKDLEMVKFLLGQNAMSINHQGRDGHTALHSACFHGHIRLVQFLLDNGADMNLVACDPSRSSGEKEEQTCLMWAYEKGHDAIVTLLKHYKRPDDSPCNEYSQPGGDGSYVSVPSPLGKIKSMTKEKAEVLVLRASLPSHFHLQLSELEFNEIIGSGSFGRVYRGKCRNKIVAIKRYRANTYCSKSDVDMFCREVSILCRLNHPCIIQFVGACLDDPSQFAIVTQYISGGSLFSLLHEQKRLIDLQSKLIIAIDVAKGMEYLHNLTQPIIHRDLNSHNILLYEDGHAVVADFGESRFLQSVDEDNLTKQPGNLRWMAPEVFTQCTRYSVKADMFSYALCLWELLTGEIPFAHLKPGQA
- the tnni3k gene encoding serine/threonine-protein kinase TNNI3K isoform X1, whose amino-acid sequence is MGNYKSRPSQTCTDEWKKKVGESYSVIIEKLDDDFQLPESALADLHLAFSSDEAFQKVNVNYRTEKGLSLLHLCCVCEGNKAHMRTLILKGLRPSRLTRNGFTALHLAAYKDNAELVTELLHGGSDVQQVGYGALTALHVATLAGHHEAADILLQHGAFVNVQDAVFFTPLHIASYYGHEQVAKLLLKFGADVDASGEVGDRPLHLAAAKGFLDIINLLVGDGSKANVNARDNEEHVPLHFCARFGHHEIVHFLLQGSGEVQPHSVNIYGDTPLHLACYNGKFSAVKEMIQLSGTESFLKENIFSETPLHSACTYGKDLEMVKFLLGQNAMSINHQGRDGHTALHSACFHGHIRLVQFLLDNGADMNLVACDPSRSSGEKEEQTCLMWAYEKGHDAIVTLLKHYKRPDDSPCNEYSQPGGDGSYVSVPSPLGKIKSMTKEKAEVLVLRASLPSHFHLQLSELEFNEIIGSGSFGRVYRGKCRNKIVAIKRYRANTYCSKSDVDMFCREVSILCRLNHPCIIQFVGACLDDPSQFAIVTQYISGGSLFSLLHEQKRLIDLQSKLIIAIDVAKGMEYLHNLTQPIIHRDLNSHNILLYEDGHAVVADFGESRFLQSVDEDNLTKQPGNLRWMAPEVFTQCTRYSVKADMFSYALCLWELLTGEIPFAHLKPAAAAADMAYHHIRPPIGYSIPKPISALLMRGWNSCPEDRPEFSEVVSNLEECLSNIELMSPASSNSSGSLSPSSSSDCLLSRGGPGRSHVAALRSRFELEYALNTRAYAFWTQRTCIVLQLIDRQRTEVSHFVIFSERRRASGGLSLEEIRRNMQFSPIDRNGYVSDPMSTMRFRSSFSSSGSFEDNS
- the tnni3k gene encoding serine/threonine-protein kinase TNNI3K isoform X2, producing the protein MGNYKSRPSQTCTDEWKKKVGESYSVIIEKLDDDFQLPESALADLHLAFSSDEAFQKVNVNYRTEKGLSLLHLCCVCEGNKAHMRTLILKGLRPSRLTRNGFTALHLAAYKDNAELVTELLHGGSDVQQVGYGALTALHVATLAGHHEAADILLQHGAFVNVQDAVFFTPLHIASYYGHEQVAKLLLKFGADVDASGEVGDRPLHLAAAKGFLDIINLLVGDGSKANVNARDNEEHVPLHFCARFGHHEIVHFLLQGSGEVQPHSVNIYGDTPLHLACYNGKFSAVKEMIQLSGTESFLKENIFSETPLHSACTYGKDLEMVKFLLGQNAMSINHQGRDGHTALHSACFHGHIRLVQFLLDNGADMNLVACDPSRSSGEKEEQTCLMWAYEKGHDAIVTLLKHYKRPDDSPCNEYSQPGGDGSYVSVPSPLGKIKSMTKEKAEVLVLRASLPSHFHLQLSELEFNEIIGSGSFGRVYRGKCRNKIVAIKRYRANTYCSKSDVDMFCREVSILCRLNHPCIIQFVGACLDDPSQFAIVTQYISGGSLFSLLHEQKRLIDLQSKLIIAIDVAKGMEYLHNLTQPIIHRDLNSHNILLYEDGHAVVADFGESRFLQSVDEDNLTKQPGNLRWMAPEVFTQCTRYSVKADMFSYALCLWELLTGEIPFAHLKPAAAAADMAYHHIRPPIGYSIPKPISALLMRGWNSCPEDRPEFSEVVSNLEECLSNIELMSPASSNSSGSLSPSSSSDCLLSRGGPGRSHVAALRSRFELEYALNTRAYAFWTQSERRRASGGLSLEEIRRNMQFSPIDRNGYVSDPMSTMRFRSSFSSSGSFEDNS
- the fpgt gene encoding fucose-1-phosphate guanylyltransferase, which translates into the protein MSQACSRKLQTATREKLRKLNSLRGREVLPGEFWDVVAVTAVDGSQKEAYELQIREKVEGKELPVGAQYKVFSDPPGCKIGNGGSTLYALQQLNGIYGKALSNMRIILIHAGGFSQRMPSASALGKIFMPLPLGNPIYQMLELKLAMYVDFPSQMKPGFLVTCADDIELYSIPEGERVSFDKPGFTALAHPSPLSVGTTHGVFVLDPRERSSYPEMENASCLCFLHKPSIDEMRDNGAVCTNQNGLFSMSDSEFVYTDSTYYMDFKSAKSLLNLLNELGPLNCEIDAYGDFLQALGPKATIEYTKNTANVTKEESSLVEIRQKIFHLLKGMPLNVILLNNSKFYHIGTTSEYLFHLTEDEAFRGELDLLSSAFSVNANENFSGCCIMYSVLDPSCSVEAGSVVEYSRLETGVSVGGGSIISSCWVSPGLSVPAGVFMHTLCVTHQKQIRFVTVFFGIKDNLKQSVASPAYVEELEFFGLNLAKCLSHWGMENEHLEFSGDASSCSLWNACLFPVCSEQQSSFSVSLRMLQAVLSGSTSPPPRDTTLMSMQDCLQCKNLEEMLKLKRRLHHDIKQRKLSI